Part of the Sulfitobacter donghicola DSW-25 = KCTC 12864 = JCM 14565 genome, GCTTCGCCTTCGCCAGCAAGGCGAATGCGTGTGCCTGTTTCAACACCCGCAGGGATGTTCACAGAAAGCGAGCGGTCTTTTTCCACACGCCCTGCACCATGGCAAACCTTACAAGGGTTTTTGATGATTTGGCCTAGGCCATTACAGGTGGGGCAGGTGCGCTCAACCGTAAAGAAACCTTGCTGCGCGCGTACTTTGCCCATGCCCGAACAGGTGGGGCAGGTTGTAGGTTCGGCGCCGCCTTCGGCGCCTGTTCCTTTACAGGAATCACAGCCGACCGAGGTTGGGACGTTGATCGATTTTTGCAGACCCGAAAACGCATCCTCAAGAGAGACACGCAGGTTAAAGCGCAGATCAGATCCGCGCGCTGCACGGCGGCCACCGCCGCCTTGTTGGCCACGCCCGCCCATGAAATCGCCGAACAAATCGTCGAAAACATCGGAGAAAGCAGAGGAGAAATCCCCCTGACCGCCGCCAAAGCCACCGCCCGGACGACCACCGCCGCCGCCGCCCATGCCGCCTTCAAATGCTGCATGACCATAGCGATCATATGCAGCTTTTTTGTCGGCATCTTTGAGCACTTCATAAGCCTCGTTGGCTTCTTTGAACTTGCCTTCGGCCTCGGGTTTGTCTGCGTTGCGATCTGGATGGTACTCTTTCGCTTTTTTGCGATAGCCCTTTTTGATTTCATCGGCGGAGGCGCCTTTGGCGACTCCGAGAACATCGTAATAATCACGTTTTGACATCAGTAGTACCCTTTACAGGAACACGAAGGGCCGGCCCGTCGATCGGACCGGCCCCTACATTGGTTCCGTTAGACGGATTTAGGAGCGCTTGTCGCCATCGAGGTCTTCGAAGTCGGCGTCGACGATATCATCGTCTGGGCCGCCTGCTGGACCTTCGTCGGCTGCTGCTGCCATGTCGTCTTCGCCAGCTTCCTGCGCGCTCTTGTAGATCGCTTCACCCAGTTTCATCGCCGCTTCGGTGACGTTCTGGATGCCAGATTTGATCTTCTCGGCGTTCTCAGTTTCCATCTCGTCTTTCAACGCTGCGATGGCCAGTTCGATCGCTTCGACGGTTGTTGGATCAACCTTGTCAGAGTGCTCTTCCACGGATTTCTCGGTGGAGTGGATCAGGCTCTCGGCTTGGTTTTTCGCTTCGATCAACTCGCGGCGTTCTTTATCCGCTTCTGCGTTGTCTTCGGCGTCTTGAACCATTTTTTCGATGTCGGCATCGGACAGACCGCCAGAAGCTTGGATCGTGATCTTTTGCTCTTTGCCGGTCCCTTTGTCCAAAGCACCTACCGAAACGATACCGTTGGCATCGATGTCAAAGGTGACTTCGATCTGTGGCATGCCGCGTGGGGCTGGTGGGATTTCTTCGAGGTTGAAGGCACCGAGGATCTTGTTATCGGCAGCCATCTCACGCTCACCCTGGAAACAGCGGATGGTTACGGCGTTTTGGTTGTCTTCCGCAGTCGAGAAGATCTGGCTCTTCTTCGTTGGGATGGTTGTGTTGCGGTCGATCAGGCGGGTGAAGACACCACCAAGTGTTTCGATGCCCAAGGACAGCGGCGTCACGTCGAGAAGAACAACGTCTTTAACGTCACCCTGAAGAACACCAGCTTGGATCGCGGCGCCAAGGGCCACAACTTCGTCTGGGTTCACACCTTTGTGCGGCTCTTTGCCGAAGAATTTTGTGACTTCTTCGATAACGCGCGGCATGCGGGTCATACCACCAACCAGAACAACTTCGTCGATGTCAGATGCGGCCAGACCGGCATCTTTCAACGCTGCTGCGCAAGGTTTCATGGAGGCTTTGATCAGGTCGCCAACGAGGCTTTCCAGTTTTGCACGGGTCAGTTTCATAACCATGTGCAATGGCTGGCCAGTGGAGCCCATGGAGATAAACGGCTGGTTGATCTCGGTCTGGGTTGCCGAAGACAATTCGATTTTGGCTTTTTCGGCAGCTTCTTTCAGACGCTGAAGGGCCATTTTGTCTTGGGTCAGGTCGACTTGGTTCTCTTTTTTGAACTCATCCGCGAGGTAGTTCACGATGCGCATGTCAAAGTCTTCACCGCCGAGGAACGTGTCACCGTTGGTGGATTTCACTTCGAACAGGCCATCGTCGATTTCGAGGATGGTTACGTCGAATGTACCGCCGCCAAGGTCATAAACCGCGATGGTTTGTGTTTCTTCTTTGTCGAGGCCGTATGCCAGCGCAGCCGCTGTTGGCTCGTTGATGATGCGCAGCACTTCGAGGCCAGCGATTTTGCCGGCGTCTTTTGTGGCCTGACGCTGGGCGTCGTTAAAGTATGCAGGAACGGTGATAACCGCCTGAGATACTTCTTCGCCGAGGTATGATTCAGCTGTTTCTTTCATCTTGCCCAAGATGAAGGCAGAGATTTGCGACGGGGAGTATTTCTCACCGCGGGCTTCGACCCATGCGTCGCCGTTGCCGCCGTTAATTACGTTGAAAGGCAGGTTTTTCTTGTCTTTGGCCAGATCCGCGTCGTCGTTACGACGGCCGATCAGACGCTTTACACCAAAGATTGTGTTGTCTGGGTTGGTGACGGCCTGGCGTTTTGCCGGCTGGCCAACGAGGCGCTCGTCTTCGGTGAAGGCTACGATAGAAGGTGTTGTGCGCGCGCCCTCTGCGTTTTCGATAACGCGGGGCTGGCTACCGTCCATGATAGCGATACAGGAGTTTGTAGTTCCAAGGTCAATACCAATTACTTTGGCCATGTGTTCGATCCCTCTTTTGCTCAAGGCGATTACACGAAGCGTAGGCCCGTTGTGGCACCATTGCTCCGATCCGGTTTGCGCTGAATACGGCTCGTCTCCAGCGGTTCGAGGGGTATATAAGGAGGGGGTGCGGTTGCTGCAAGCATGGCAGACACCAAGAAGTGATGATTCAGGAAATAATCGTGAAAATTGATCAAATAATTTGGATTTTGCGATGAAACTATCCGTTAAGGGGTTTGAAATTCATCCTGAGTTTCTGGAT contains:
- the dnaJ gene encoding molecular chaperone DnaJ is translated as MSKRDYYDVLGVAKGASADEIKKGYRKKAKEYHPDRNADKPEAEGKFKEANEAYEVLKDADKKAAYDRYGHAAFEGGMGGGGGGRPGGGFGGGQGDFSSAFSDVFDDLFGDFMGGRGQQGGGGRRAARGSDLRFNLRVSLEDAFSGLQKSINVPTSVGCDSCKGTGAEGGAEPTTCPTCSGMGKVRAQQGFFTVERTCPTCNGLGQIIKNPCKVCHGAGRVEKDRSLSVNIPAGVETGTRIRLAGEGEAGMRGGPSGDLYIFIEVEEHELFERDGPNLFCRVPVTMSNAALGGSIEVPTIDGGRGRVQVPAGSQSGRQMRLRGKGMPHLRGGATGDMIIELAVETPVNLTARQKEILREFDELSEENNPESSSFFSSVKSFWESMKG
- the dnaK gene encoding molecular chaperone DnaK, coding for MAKVIGIDLGTTNSCIAIMDGSQPRVIENAEGARTTPSIVAFTEDERLVGQPAKRQAVTNPDNTIFGVKRLIGRRNDDADLAKDKKNLPFNVINGGNGDAWVEARGEKYSPSQISAFILGKMKETAESYLGEEVSQAVITVPAYFNDAQRQATKDAGKIAGLEVLRIINEPTAAALAYGLDKEETQTIAVYDLGGGTFDVTILEIDDGLFEVKSTNGDTFLGGEDFDMRIVNYLADEFKKENQVDLTQDKMALQRLKEAAEKAKIELSSATQTEINQPFISMGSTGQPLHMVMKLTRAKLESLVGDLIKASMKPCAAALKDAGLAASDIDEVVLVGGMTRMPRVIEEVTKFFGKEPHKGVNPDEVVALGAAIQAGVLQGDVKDVVLLDVTPLSLGIETLGGVFTRLIDRNTTIPTKKSQIFSTAEDNQNAVTIRCFQGEREMAADNKILGAFNLEEIPPAPRGMPQIEVTFDIDANGIVSVGALDKGTGKEQKITIQASGGLSDADIEKMVQDAEDNAEADKERRELIEAKNQAESLIHSTEKSVEEHSDKVDPTTVEAIELAIAALKDEMETENAEKIKSGIQNVTEAAMKLGEAIYKSAQEAGEDDMAAAADEGPAGGPDDDIVDADFEDLDGDKRS